The sequence AATAGGAAGTTAATCGCACAGCCCTGTGAACTAGCCTATCCAGCTCTAGGGCTAAGGTCAAAGCCCTGGCCATGTCACTGCTTTGCTCACCTGTTAAGGGTGCCAGTTGTGGTCCAAGGCTGCAAACCCCCTTCTACGTCCACAGCTAGACAGCAGATGCTAACTAGTTGAGTACAGACCTGGGCAGGCTTTTCAGCTGAGAGGGACACTTGCCCTTACCCACCCCACAGAACAAGCTACTTTATAAACAAGCTAATTTGACAGCTGAGTCACCTGCTGGCATTACTTACTTCACAATGTCTGGCAGTTCTGGatctgaacagatgttttcatggGCTAAGCCCAGCTTCTCTGGAAAGGCAACAAACTTGACCTTGTCTTTGTTCTCATAGGAATGGAGAGCAATCTCAGCAAGCTaggatggtgggggggaggagaagagagagagagagagagagagagaatcttctACATGTCATTTAGACTTTGAGTACAGTTAAGTGAATTCTAATGGCTTCTCTCTGTAGGTAGTTTACATGGCCTTCTTCACCACAGTATGAGCACTTAATGGCTTCATTAACGCACCTGTAACCTAGGGTAGTGCTGTTAACCACATCTCTCCAATGGGCAGAAGGATGGGATCAGGCAgctcacttgcccaaggtcaggcgGTGGTGGTCTTGGGTATTGAGGCTAGGTCACTTGAATAAatccagtgctttatccactagaCCTGCTTCTCTTCCTTAACCACCACCTAGTCCCCTGCTGATCCAGTTTCATGCACATAAGAGGTACACTCACTTCTCCCCAAAAGTAGCTCATATTAAGGGGAAAACAGCATTGACGGCCCCAACAAGAATTCTTTAGCAGGCAGAAGCCTTGTTAGTTTTACTTGACCTACAAAGGTTTGGATATGGTCATTGAGCTGGAATATCAGGGTGATTTCTTTGATAGGCACGCCATAATTCCTTCCCATTGAACCAATCAATTCATACACTTCCTTGTACTGCAGCAGTGATTACTCAGCTCACAGAACACTTGGCATGCTGGCTTTTTGAACACTCCTGTCACATCAGGTTTAAGTTCATGAACTTGATTGCTTTAGACTaaggctgtcaaacaattaagaATGGCAATTAATCAAGATTAAATGTAGTTGCTATTAACtgcactgttaaatagaataccaatttaaactCAGCAGAGACGTACATCCTCCGGAACGGTGGCTGCAGCATGAAGAGGCACAAGTATCTTGCAACCCCAGCTACTACAATGCCATGTGAATGATGCTTCTtgctttcaggtgatattgtaaataagaagttaGCAGCGTCTCCcataaacgtaaacaaacttgtctgtcttagcaattggctgaagcaggactgagtggacttggaggctctaaagttttgcattgttttgagtgcagttgtgtaaAAAAAGAAAGCCGTGcataaattgcactttcacaataaaaattGCATTATAgcacttgtgtgaggtgaattgaaaaatactattttgcacagtacaaatatttgcaattaaaaatatgaagtgagaCCTGTACGTGTCCTAGTGTGGTGTAACTGAAATCCATGTATTTGAAAGTGTAGAACCACATCCAATATATAAATTTAAAgttaacagtacaattaaaactgcaagtaatctagttaatttgtttgcAGTTAATCACTTGCGTTCACTGCCGTTGCTAGCCCTACTAGCATTCCTTTCCATTTTCCCAACCATCGTGCAACAATCCGGTTCCTTTCTGCAAGGTACTTCAAGAAAAAATGTACCCACCTCCATGAAGACTAGCACCCTAACATTCTATTGGGGTGAATATCAAGGTTAAAGACAAACCAAGCAGATAAAAAGGTTCCTCTAGAGCCATGAAATGAATGAAAGGTCTTTCAGAACTCCCAGTAGAGACAAGAGAAAGGCCCAGACAGTTACTCACTGCTGCGGCAGCCTGGATGCCCTTCTTTACACGGAGTCTGATTAacggtgctccagccctgccttATGACTCGATCCTAGAGCTGACCTGCTCACTCTGAGGCAGGATCTCTCTGAACTAGTCTGCCTGCCTAAGGGTCCAGGTCTACGCACAACTGTTCAGGCCATGGCAGTTGTTTCTAGGCTGGAGTCAGCTGGATCATGGGAACCTTCAGTAGTACAGGGAAGCAGCAAGACCCGCCTCCAGGGTACTCGTCATGAGGGGAATTAAGGGATGTTGAAGGGGAAGTGGTGGATATAGCCTAGTAGTGGGGGCTGTTAGCAGTATCATACACACAGGGCACTTACTCAAGTTCCCTGCAAGCTGCGTGGTCACGCTGCAGCCTACTTAGCACCATGCAGGCGCTCAGGGAACCTGCCCAGggacctgctgcaggaggggtgcccctcccccagccatgggggctcagggaggggcacccctcctgcagccccagaggtgcctccccagcccaggtgctgctgcagggagagagagctgggaggggaagtAGTCTCTTCCCCACTGTAGCCCCTGAGCatcccctcatccctagccccaccccagagcctgcatccccagctggagccctcacccctgcacccaacactgagcccctcatccccagcccacaacccctgaacccctcatccccagccccacacctccagacagagccctcccagccctgagccccctcccacactctaaaccccttggccccaccacatgagttttgttatgtgcaccaatatgaaggcgATGTGTCTTACTATAACAAAATTCgttctgcacatgggtgggaaaaaaatctatgGGAACACTACTTACACCCATGGGAGATACTGCTCTGTTGTGCTGAAAGGGCTGcactcccccccccttcccaccccccacataAAAACCTCTCTGTGTTGCATGGAATTTTTATGCATGGTGTTAAACACAGCACATACGAAGTCAATATAGATTCTTCTCAGTGAGCGGTATACAAAGGAATCTACAATTATACGTGATGCCACTGCTGGTAACAGGGCCCGTTTGTAAAAGAGAACAGTCTCAGACTTCCTTTGGCCTCACCTTTCCCCCAGTAACCTAACCGCATAGAGAGGTAGAGTTGGCTTTAATCATGAGAAAAGTTACCTTTCTACCCAGGTGCATGGGCAAGACAGGGTCATCTTCCGAATGCAAAATCAAAAGGGGACTGGACAGCACTTTAACactaaggggaaaaaatagagcCTGTTAAAGAAACACACAGCGTCTGGTTATTTAACCTAGTGCTTACTAACAAGGGCCAGTGTTAGGATCAAAGTTTTGTTAGTAATATTGGTTCGAGGGGTCTCTCCCAGCCCAAAGTGCTCTGCTGTTTAGCTACAGTTTGTACCTTTAAAAACTCAGTGCTCTCTCCTCTTAAATCTTAAAGGCAGACAGGAGCAGAACATTATGTGTACAAAGAGAGTGTAGAAACATCTGAATTTCAGGACACTGCAGATACCAGAAATACCCTCCCCCCCTACACACATTTGACAAATGCTGAAGACTAGAAGTCCTAAATACTATCCCCTCTTTGTAATCACTTGGAATAATGAACTTTACACTCAAATCACTGGTGATGCTGCTTGCAGCAAAAGTCAAAGTGACAGCTCTGCAGCAGTTTGGTGGAGGAGTGAGTTCCTTCCTCTTCTCAAGATAGTGGAGGTCCAGGGGCTGGATAGCTGAGCTCCCCCTATGATATGTAGGGTGTGCCAGTCTCGAGATGGCCAGTTCACGCTTTGTAGCGTACTTATGACAGGGACTCCATGGGAGGAAGAAAGCCTTAATATATAGTCACTAGTCCTAGTGTGAAATATTTCTCAGTAGATCAGTCCTCTGTCTCCACCAAACACTTGACTATGGAAGCAAGGCTGAAAATATGCCTGGCCTAAATTGGTTTATTCTGCTTGACTGGGACAGATGTCATGCTTGTAGCTTCCCTACTCACCCAAACACTTGAGTGGAGAATCTCTGAACGCGCAAGGCTTTCGACACACCTGTGGCTCCGTTTGTCTCATTTGTGAATCCTGCCCAACTCCCATAGATGGGAGTTtctcacaaaagcttctgctttCAAGATTTCTATTCCAAGTGTAACGTAAGTTCAGGGCAGGTGCCCAGATGACACACAGCTGTTTCTGGCTCAGGGGAAATCAGTTTTCAGTTGTAGGGTAAGAGCTTTAACTGGCCATCACTACTAGTGGGACCATCCATTTGAAGTACGTCAGGTTTCAGAATGCACACACAGGTGAACAGGGACGATGCTCTAAGCTAAGGCTTCAGGCTGCCTACTACCCAGCAGCTACGCCTGCTTCAAAGCGCACCAGGGAATGGTGTGTGCATTTTACACCCCCACTTGCCACAAACTAAGTGTggatgtagacaaggccttagtgtcaACCAAGACAGTGTTGTCTCCCTATTTATAATTTTCAAGATTTCCTTCACATGCGGGAGGACTGGACAATTTTTGTAGTGGGAATGGAGATTCCAGGGCAAGGGGATGACCCTCAGGGGCATGCAACTGCAGAACAAAAGCCCCGGTGCCTTATTTTATGCAGCATCTTTCATGTGCACTATATCCCTAAACCAGTTAGGGTCCCTCTATGCAATACTCATGAGTTAAGCCGCAGCAGAAAGAAGGCAAGGGAGAGGAGATACATTTAAGTCAGAGGGAGAGACATAAAGGAAGGTGGCTCCTGGCTGCAGAGAAGACTCTAGCATCAGGTGGGGCATGACTGCAGAGAGTCAGATCCCAGAATGAGTTGCGGGCAGAAGGTGGCAAAGGTGAGTTACACCAAGGCCACAGAATGTTTTGTAAAAGAGGGTATGTCCTGCTATTGCCAGCGGTCCCAAACCAAAGACTTAAGGAGAAAGACAGCAAGGGAGGAACAGCAGGGAAATGGTAAATAGCTAGAGAGGGTGGAAGAGAACTGCCCTCCTGGTCTCACTTCCTACTGCAGCCATTGTCGGAGCGTGAAAGAACAGAGCCTCTTCTGCGTACAGCTGAGCAATACAGCAAAGCAACAGAAGGCCTACCTGTCTTACACCCACCCCGCGCTATCTGCCGCCCTGCTGTTTGGGCGGGCGGGCGCGGTGGGGGGGGAACTCAGATGAGGGACAATAGGACTGAACTTGTCTAAACAGTGACATCTGCAGTCATTTTGTAGGTGACAAAAGCACACGTTTTAGGGGGCAGAAGTCTCTCAGAAAGCTAGTTACTGACACGGGCTAATTTTGATGGGAAAAGAGTGTTGTATGAAAATCTAGCTTCCAAGAGGCTGAGCCTCTCAGTGCCGCCAGTCTCAGTGATTCCTCCACTGTACAGAAAATGGGTTGTAATGTAACCAGAAACAGGACTTTGTTCATAGCAGCTAGCCAGTCCAGCAAGATGACAAGTATTCATGCTTCAAGCAGAACAGTAGGTCCAGAAACATTACTCACTTCTCATCATTACGGAAAAATATGTCACCCAACGCCATTGAGTCAAGGATTAAGTACTCAAATCCTGGGAATTTACGGTAGATCTATCAAAGAAAGAGGGAGAATTCAATgcaatactgggctagatggacctttggtctgacccgtatggccgttcttatgttctaacatTAGGGACCCTGTTGTACCTCTTAACTGTCCCTAGTTTTGCAGGGCATTCAGTTTGTCCCCCTGCATACTCCCACCCAAGGAATGGGTCCATACTTCACATACATACAGCTTTTTCATTAGAGTAAAACTGAACATGAACAAACTCACCCAAGTATTTACCCTGCCATCGCTATGTAGCACTGACCAGCATTTGACATGTGCTGTTTCTTCAGCACTGCTGACAGCTCTGTCAACAagggcttccccctccccaccacaactGAGAAGGTCGCTGGTTTTAAAGCCCACTCTCTGGGAACAGAACATCTCCGTTCCAAGTTACGCCTAAAACAGGAGACCAGGCATGGTGTATCCTGGTGCTGTAGATCTCTTGACCAAATGACATTAACATTTACCCCTCCCAAATCACCACACTAATTCATTAATAGTAAATGAGATTCTAGCGGGACCCAGTTGTGCCAGGTCCTGTACACACAGAACAATTAAGGCTAAGAAATCATCCAGGATTAGTATAAATCCTGTGCAGAGCTGAAGTTCTAGGGCAGCATGCAGGGGTTTGACACATCTCAGAGCACTTCCCAAAGTTAGGAATGTGTTATTGCCATGTTACGGACAGGcacagattaagtgatttgcctgtaGTTACACAGCATGGCAGTGGGACCAGAACCCAGGTCAACTTGTGCCTGTTCCACCGAGATGCAACAATCCTTCATGCTAAGGAAAGGCAGAATTTCCATCAACAGAATGTGTAAAGCGGCCTGACCAGTCAAAGGTCCCCCCCTTCACATGCATTATCACCAGCTTTGATTAACTCCCCCTCCCTTACCTACTCTGCATGGAGAACGTTTATAAGACAACTGTTCAGGACCAGAAAGACACAAATTAGTGTCCGCCTCCCTGAGCGGCGCCAAAGGCCTGGAAGTGGGGTTACCGTGTCGTGTGTACCAAGAGTGAGGCTGGCTTGCATTCTGGAGTGAGCTTGCAGcccaggaaggggaggagttcCTTAAAGACTGACCCACCTCTGCACTCTAATCCCAGGCTGCTCTGGTAACTGGAGAGGACACCAGATAACTTGGACAGCTCTGGGAGCCCATCTCCGTTACAGCAGCCTCCCCAGGTTGCCCTATGGGCCCCAGCACTGCCGAGAATCTCTGCAGCACTGTGGATTGTAGTCCTACCCCTGACATGCTCCACCCACCaacacgcccccacccccagcatgcaCCCAAGGCCAGGGCTTGCAAGGCAGCCTTATGGGCTTTCTTCCATGGTCACTGCATCATCTGAATGCCTCCccagcccctttacaccactccagGCATTTTACagtgtggggccagagcagggggagggtctAACTCTTAATCTTTTGTCCCTTGTTGATTTGCAGGCCAAGAGATATGGTGTTTGGAGGCTGTGGAATATGGTATCATCTCCAATAGGACAGCAGGTTTAGTGCCCACATGAGTTCATGGTGTCCAGAGATGGATTTCATCCCAGAGATAGCCTGTTACCAAGGACCTTCCCAGATAAGACTGCCATTGCGTTTCCCACTGCTGAACGCTGGTTGATAGCCAGGAGCTACACCAGGTGTCAGACATCTAAATAATGCTCcctccccagtcctgcaagggAGACGTAGCCAGGCTACTTAGAAGAATCTCACTGGCAACGTGCACTTGCTTTCCACGTGCAGCTATGCTAGGATACAGAGAGTTTATGGCCTTACTCTGGTAATGGGGATATGAGCTGCTGCCTCCCGAATGTTGGTGAATGAGGATTCCAGAATGATCAAGTCCACCTGGATGCCTTGGAAAGCGTAAGGAGGTACGAAATGATCAGTTAGGCTTTGGACCATTTGACATCCTTCTTGCTGCCTCCATGCCTCTCACCTgcgttcctccccaccccacccgaaAACCATGCATGAATTAGCAAGTCCAGTATATGAAAGCCAGGTGTTCTCATGTGCTGAGCATCTGTATTactctccccctcacacacacagtgcaaaaTTAGGAGATTAGAAACAGTCCCTTGTTCTGCCACTATTCCGAGACTGTGCCTAATGACTGATCCAAAGGTTGtggagtctttccagtgactgcAATGAGCTCTGGATCAGGCTCAATCAGCTGGATATTTGGAAAATTAAAGAGGCTGGACAGCAACTTCAAGTTACTGCAATTTCTAGGTCTGCCCTGCATGGCACTTGGCAGCTGCTCTCTGCTTCCTTGGCACTGTCCAACTCCCCTCCTATGGAGGGGAGTTCCCAACAGGTGCAGAGCCAGCTCCCTAGGCCACCCACCCTGCATCCCGCAACACCCCAAAAATGCCGGAAGCATAGTGCACTTCAGCAGTCCCCAGCTGACAGCCCTTTGGAGCTGAACCTAGCTgatgtggtgtagacaagcccttaggttgCGCTAAATTTGGCCGTGGCCACAGCGAGCTGTGACTGACTCTTGCTCCTCTCAGCTCCACCCAGCTGATGGGCCAGCCCCGGGTtataaacatttcagaattacctTTTTCTTCAAGCAGTTTCCTTGCAACATTTGTTGCTACTCTGTAAGAAAGGAGCGATGAGTCAGTGATTATGAGGGCAGTGCATTTTAAAGGAGATGCATCGATTAAGGCCAGAACAGACCATTGGGTTCATCTCACTTGATCCCCCGTATAACACAGCCCAATGGAGTccaattcctgcttcaagtccaacAGCTGTGGTTGAAATGGGATTTCTTTCAGAAAGATCCAATCTTGACTTAAGTAtttccagggatggagaatccatcacaacccttggtaaattgttccaatggttaattacccttgtTGTTAAGGATTTGctccttatttctagtctaaatttctcTTTCTCTGATCGACTGGAGAACCTCTGTGATcagatttctgttccccatgtagctacTTTTAGACTAATCAagaccttttctttgttaagttaaataaattgagctccttgagacTATAGCTATCAGGCAGGTTTTccccaatcctttaatcattcttgtggctcttctctgaacactctccagtttttctcaacatccttctttaattgttgacaccagagctggacactatattccagcagcggtcacagcAGTGCGagatacagaagtaaaataacctctgctcctattcgagattcccctgtttatacattaGCATTTTTGGCCACTGCAttgtactgggagctcatgttcaacttgcatatccaccatgacccttctCCCCACAGCCTTTCTGAGtctctgctttccaggatagagtctcccCGCCTATaactatggcctacattctttgttcctagatggtaGGACTTCATGTTTGGTTGTACTGTAACATGTTTGCTTATGGCTGCCCAGTTTACCAGGTGATCCCGATCGCTCTGTATCGGTGACCTATACTCTTCagtatttaccactcccccagtcttTGGGACACTAGCAAGCtttgtcattttattttcttccaggtcattgatagaAATAAGTAGGGCCAGGAACCAATCTCTGCAGAatcccacttaaaaaaaatacccGCTCAAAAATAATTCCCCATTTGCAATTACATTGACATGTACCAGCTAGCCAGTTTAATCCATTTTGtatgtgccatgttgattttgtacCTTTCTAGTTTCTTAAAGATGATGTCATatggtaccaaatcaaatgcctcACAAAAGTCTAAGTATCCCAGCATCATTACCTTTGACAACTACAGTTACGAGAAATAGTTTGCAGAAATCTATTTGCCctaaacccatgttgactggcattaattattttACCTTCTTTTAATTCATTAACAACAGAATCCCATATGAGCCATTCCACACGTTTTGCCCAGGACTGATGTCAAGCTGACAGGCCTATTGTTACCCAGATCATCCGGTTTACTCCTTAAAATGTTGGCACAACTTTAGcattcttccagtcctctgggccAGGACATTACTCCTCTGTTAGAAGTCACTGAAATGTGACATTTTCCTACTATAAACAAGGCCTAATAGGAGAAATAGGGGATTGAACAGgattttcctttattaaaaagGAAGTTTTAGCAGTAGCAGAGATCAGAGGAGAGATAGGATTACATGGGCATTATATGTTTGCAATTAAAACCCACCCTGGTATTTTAGGTTATACAGCAACTACACATTTGTCCAGCAACACAAGGGATGCTTCACTACAATCCCTAGACTCCACATCCTTTGGCCAGTCTCTGGTACCACACTTACCCACTACCCAAGGAGTGTCCCCAGAAGAGCACTCTGCTATTTCCACTCCGGGCTTTTACCCAGTCATAGAGGTACATGACGTCTGTAGTAAATCCAGTCTCACTTGGATAGCCGCTAGAGTCCCCATACCCTGGGAAGCAGCAGATTAGGGGGTTaaaacatgaagaaaaaaatTTTTAATAAATGGAGAGACAGctttgtttggtgttttttgttAAGTTTACCTCTGTAGTCAAGAGCCAATATATGGAAGCCTGCACCACTCATCACCTGTTCAAAAAATCAAGCAATGTTACACTCCAAATGACAGACTAGGGCAGCCAATGTATTTATTGTTCAAAACTCAGAGCTAGTGTACGGGCTTGAAGAACCATCCTACAGTGGTGCAGCCCCAATCCATGGAAAGAAAGGATTGGTACCCATTAGATTCTACTTGCCCTACTCCTAGCCATCACTCAGATGTGTGCAGTTGGCTTGcttgtgtaaaaaacaaaaaccaagcaaGATTTGGCCCTACCAAATCTTTGTTGGTGACATACACTACCTGGGAAGCGAGATAACAAGCAGTGTTCTGGGATACCATCTGAGCGAGTACACCCCACACACTGGACTGTGGGAGTCTCAATACCCACTCGTATCAGTCTGACCTACCTTCATCAAGGAAACTCTGTGCCCTGAAGCCCTGTaggagagttaaaaaaaaagctttaacaAGGATTCATTGATTCAAAGAACAAGTCCTCTTTACCAGGGGCAGCCAGATGATAGGCAAAAGGAAGAAATGAAGATTCTTTAAAGATAACAGGAAGCTAAAGTGCTctttaatccattttaaaaatggattagtCTGTGCACTGTGGCCCTGCACTAGAGGACAGTTTTAAATCGGAGCACCATATAGGAACCAACAGTTTGCAGCTGGCCCCTTCAACAGATCAGTTAGCCTCGACTTTCATTGCCTCAGCCCCAGGATGTTTTATTCACCTTCAATTAGGCCCAGAATGGGTGTACTGGCCTCTAGAGTACGACACGTGCAACCTTAACAGAGGAGTTTAGAACAAACTTCACATTTCTCCAATATTTCAAGTGCAAGTTATTTTATAGCAGAATGTTTTCATATTGATTAGCAGTCAAGggtttgggttgttttgttttgttttttttggggggggggggggaggaggggggagggtgttgAGACAGCCACTACAAGATTTGGGAGTAATGACATAGCTTTACCAAGCACCAGGAAGCTAATAAACGGCCTAATATTTTAGCACCCAAGATGCTATAAAAATTGATCATCACTAAAGACTTAAAGCGAGAGCCAGCGAGATGGAAGTCGTGGCACGCTATTTCAGTGCGCGAGCACCAGCTTTGGAGCACACAGACGTATGGCCAAAGTCCACAGTTGCTGAAATAccagaaagaaacaaaaaggagGCTCTGGCTATTTCCTGTTTAAAACCAGTCTGCCTCAAGGGAGAGGCAATTTAGATCAAGAACTTATTTTCAGACTCAGCCAGATAAAGAGCAtcctttaaaagaaatccaacacAGTgcgccaggggtggccaacctgagcctgagaaggagccagaatttaccgatgtacatggccaaagagccccagtaatacatcagcagcccccccatcagcccccaccagctcccagcacctcctgcccaccagcagtcccgccaatcagcgcctccccctccctcctgatcagccattttgtggtgtgcaggaggctctgggggagcgggggaggagcgagggcagggcaggctgagaggaggagggcaggaaggggtggagtgggggcagggcctgtggcagagccaggggtggagcagCGAGcgcccccggcacattggaaagtt comes from Lepidochelys kempii isolate rLepKem1 chromosome 6, rLepKem1.hap2, whole genome shotgun sequence and encodes:
- the ABHD12B gene encoding protein ABHD12B — encoded protein: MKRRSERGVAPPAPPPLGEGPAAQASPGGAGDPPGGSPRPRRSWPSWLFRTLILHLFIIYVSIPFLIRLFPALLAKLVFLNIVAFPFVDFGKPELLLNHTVNFYLTTEPEVTIGVWHVLPGSRGIEAQGKDHSWYEESLADNNPVIIYLHGNGGNRASGHRVSLMKVMSGAGFHILALDYRGYGDSSGYPSETGFTTDVMYLYDWVKARSGNSRVLFWGHSLGSGVATNVARKLLEEKGIQVDLIILESSFTNIREAAAHIPITRIYRKFPGFEYLILDSMALGDIFFRNDENVKVLSSPLLILHSEDDPVLPMHLGRKLAEIALHSYENKDKVKFVAFPEKLGLAHENICSDPELPDIVKDFVKNIK